In the Terriglobales bacterium genome, one interval contains:
- a CDS encoding oligosaccharide flippase family protein, protein MSQLTSIADRFGSALKLNPTATQKRIVTGSLTMLVGSGMVALLNLIYNVGIAHLLGPIAFGEVAAIYTLLMLLSAITLTLQLVCAKFVARNDSPGAKAAVYLALRRRAWYFGATIALLLILASRPLAVYLNLSSPILVILLAVGIAFYIPLGVRRGGMQGTYAFRKLALNFVLEGVVKLGGALVLIRMGTGVIGAIAAVSASVIIAYVFSHPGHELEASPQPGIPASFREVMQAIVFFVGQVIINNIDIVLVKHFFSPEQAGLYAAAALVGRVVYMSSWSVVSAMFPISAGATPAKQNDRGILAAPLAIVLFITGSFALLLSFFPNLVWRAVFGADFLHRDLAFYSSLLVLYAVATGVYSLCVVLITYEMSRKLANSAWIQLAFSAAIVLGILAFHNTLQQVVLVQLVMLAVLLVTVTLPFLRSPARVRPEPLIVPARVTMRKLRAMTEDEVISEFLRNEFHHREFDADRQKFTPVVETPDLSNPQQNRLRRALLFRRRGGMWRELPGDTQWWEVELGPEEIARMRFFPRAMWRKFSNGSFYITDMIERIRTARSKARGSQFNAKMEEVISALRRQNSPATSVLLIAEAESRPFTIIEGNHRVAAAMQISPEFLRSRLRFICGLSPRMHECCWYKTNLRNLWRYARNKARHLAHDPESDMDRLLQLPTETPAIQ, encoded by the coding sequence ATGTCCCAACTCACTTCCATTGCCGACCGGTTCGGATCAGCGTTGAAACTGAACCCCACTGCGACCCAAAAGCGCATCGTGACTGGAAGTCTCACCATGCTGGTCGGGTCCGGGATGGTCGCGCTCTTGAACCTGATCTATAACGTGGGCATTGCCCACCTTCTGGGCCCAATCGCATTCGGCGAAGTGGCAGCCATATACACGCTGCTGATGCTGCTCTCAGCTATTACTTTGACGCTTCAGTTGGTATGCGCCAAGTTTGTAGCCCGCAACGACTCACCCGGCGCCAAGGCTGCCGTGTACTTGGCATTGCGCCGGCGCGCTTGGTACTTCGGAGCGACGATTGCTTTATTGCTCATTTTGGCTAGCCGCCCATTAGCCGTTTATCTGAACCTTAGCTCTCCTATTCTGGTCATCCTGCTGGCGGTTGGGATCGCCTTCTACATTCCTTTAGGGGTGCGACGGGGCGGAATGCAGGGCACATATGCCTTCCGCAAGCTGGCACTCAATTTTGTTCTCGAAGGCGTGGTCAAGCTGGGGGGCGCTCTGGTTCTCATCCGGATGGGAACGGGCGTGATCGGCGCCATTGCGGCGGTATCAGCCTCGGTGATCATCGCTTACGTATTTTCCCACCCCGGTCACGAACTGGAAGCCTCTCCCCAACCCGGCATACCGGCTTCCTTCCGCGAGGTCATGCAGGCCATCGTCTTCTTTGTGGGTCAGGTGATCATCAACAATATAGACATTGTTCTGGTGAAACATTTCTTCTCTCCCGAGCAAGCCGGCCTGTATGCCGCGGCCGCCCTTGTCGGTCGCGTGGTTTACATGTCGTCATGGTCGGTGGTGAGTGCGATGTTTCCTATCTCGGCGGGCGCCACCCCCGCCAAGCAGAACGATCGAGGCATACTGGCGGCTCCTCTGGCTATCGTTCTTTTCATTACCGGCAGCTTCGCATTGCTGTTGTCGTTTTTTCCAAATCTGGTTTGGCGCGCGGTGTTCGGCGCCGACTTCCTGCATCGAGACTTGGCCTTCTACTCATCTTTGTTGGTTCTCTATGCGGTGGCAACCGGGGTTTATTCACTCTGTGTTGTCCTGATCACTTACGAAATGTCGCGCAAGCTGGCTAACAGCGCTTGGATTCAGTTGGCGTTCAGCGCCGCCATCGTTCTTGGCATTCTCGCTTTTCACAATACCCTTCAACAAGTTGTATTGGTGCAATTGGTGATGCTGGCGGTACTGCTGGTTACGGTTACGTTGCCTTTCCTGCGCAGCCCAGCACGAGTACGTCCGGAACCACTCATAGTGCCGGCGCGCGTCACCATGCGCAAGCTGCGCGCAATGACCGAGGACGAAGTGATCTCCGAATTCTTGCGCAATGAATTTCACCACCGCGAATTCGACGCTGATCGTCAGAAATTTACTCCAGTGGTGGAAACTCCCGACCTGAGCAATCCCCAGCAGAACCGGCTGCGCCGCGCTCTTCTCTTTCGCCGTCGCGGGGGCATGTGGCGCGAACTGCCAGGCGACACTCAGTGGTGGGAAGTGGAATTAGGTCCGGAAGAAATCGCCCGCATGCGTTTCTTTCCGCGGGCCATGTGGCGCAAGTTCTCCAACGGAAGTTTTTATATTACCGACATGATAGAGCGAATTCGTACCGCCAGGAGCAAAGCCAGGGGCAGCCAGTTCAATGCCAAGATGGAAGAAGTCATCAGCGCTTTGCGGCGGCAAAACTCGCCAGCCACTTCAGTTTTGTTGATCGCTGAGGCTGAAAGCCGGCCGTTCACCATTATTGAGGGCAATCATCGGGTAGCTGCCGCCATGCAGATTTCGCCGGAATTTCTGCGTTCCCGCTTGCGATTTATCTGCGGCCTCTCTCCCCGCATGCATGAGTGCTGCTGGTACAAGACGAATTTGCGGAATTTATGGCGATATGCCCGGAATAAGGCGCGACACCTGGCTCACGATCCCGAGTCTGACATGGACCGCTTGCTCCAGCTACCGACGGAGACACCGGCAATTCAGTGA
- a CDS encoding STAS domain-containing protein, producing MGTSRPVIVKRMPERLNLKHAQEFLREVQPFVKSDRPQIVFDFSAVRLMDAAGVELLLQCMREAMKRDGDLKLAALSPQAAVVLELTRTDRLFEVYDNAADAVRSFSGFLPNALRNYPDWKVVAPTPSVNELAA from the coding sequence ATGGGGACCAGTAGGCCTGTAATTGTGAAACGTATGCCGGAACGGCTGAACCTGAAGCATGCTCAGGAGTTTCTGCGGGAAGTTCAACCTTTCGTCAAATCGGATCGGCCACAGATCGTGTTCGACTTTTCCGCCGTGCGTCTGATGGATGCTGCAGGCGTCGAACTTTTGTTGCAGTGCATGCGTGAAGCCATGAAGCGCGACGGCGATTTGAAGCTTGCCGCGCTCTCGCCCCAGGCGGCAGTAGTGCTCGAACTTACACGCACTGATCGCCTATTCGAGGTGTATGACAACGCCGCCGACGCAGTACGCAGCTTCAGCGGCTTCTTGCCAAACGCCCTGCGGAACTACCCAGATTGGAAGGTGGTTGCGCCGACTCCCAGTGTCAATGAGCTGGCAGCGTAA
- a CDS encoding polyprenol monophosphomannose synthase, with protein MNSMQKLGLVIPTLNEAGNVEVLLQRAQASLDPLGIDYEIIVVDDDSRDGTGEVVQNYARGNHRVKLLVRRGQRGLAGAVIYGWQNTDADLLGVMDADLQHPPELLPKLVAAIEEGNDIAIGSRYAQEDSNSVAGWNPLRRLVSTLGTWVTVPLLKRTVRVKDPLSGFFVVRRNSVAGIPLQPEGFKILLEILVRGRVRSAAEVPFRFGLRYAGKSKASMKVALDYFSLLGRLSVNAFLKLGS; from the coding sequence ATGAACTCAATGCAAAAACTGGGGCTTGTAATCCCCACATTAAACGAAGCGGGCAACGTCGAGGTGCTTCTCCAGCGAGCGCAGGCCAGCCTTGATCCACTGGGGATAGATTACGAAATCATTGTTGTGGACGACGACAGCCGCGACGGCACGGGAGAGGTCGTACAAAACTACGCCCGCGGTAACCACCGAGTGAAGTTACTCGTGCGCCGCGGACAGCGTGGTTTGGCAGGCGCGGTCATTTATGGCTGGCAGAACACGGATGCGGACCTTCTAGGAGTTATGGACGCGGATTTGCAACACCCTCCCGAGCTCTTGCCCAAGCTAGTCGCAGCCATTGAAGAAGGCAACGACATTGCAATCGGCAGCCGCTATGCCCAGGAAGACAGTAACAGCGTGGCCGGTTGGAATCCGCTGCGGCGTTTGGTTTCTACCTTGGGGACGTGGGTGACGGTTCCTCTGTTGAAGCGAACTGTTCGCGTAAAGGACCCGCTTTCCGGATTTTTCGTGGTTCGGCGGAATTCAGTTGCGGGTATTCCCTTGCAACCTGAAGGCTTCAAGATTCTGCTGGAAATCCTGGTCCGCGGCCGTGTGCGTTCGGCGGCAGAGGTTCCGTTCCGCTTCGGCCTGCGTTACGCGGGTAAAAGCAAAGCCAGCATGAAAGTGGCGCTCGATTACTTTTCACTTCTTGGAAGACTTTCGGTCAACGCGTTCTTGAAGTTGGGATCCTGA
- a CDS encoding thymidylate kinase, with the protein MGQKLMETRDSRQRSPVLISFSGIDGAGKSTQIEHLESELARSGRQSYRLAFWDDVVVLKSIREGVTHKVFKSEKGIGAPGRPVARRDKNVRAWYLSLVRSAFYLLDAIHLRLTVKRALRMRVDVIIFDRYLHDELANLPLGNPIARAYIRFLAWLAPRPDLAMVLDADPAAACLRKPEYPVQFAERCRRTYLDMAALLGMTIIAPQPLPQAKAAVWTVARRTLVPPIAEERHLPVAARIPA; encoded by the coding sequence ATGGGACAAAAGCTGATGGAGACCCGCGATTCACGGCAACGCTCCCCTGTGCTGATCAGTTTTTCCGGCATTGATGGCGCTGGGAAAAGTACCCAGATCGAGCACCTGGAATCCGAACTCGCCCGTTCCGGGCGGCAAAGTTACCGACTCGCCTTTTGGGATGACGTGGTCGTTCTCAAGAGCATTCGTGAAGGAGTTACCCACAAAGTCTTTAAGAGTGAGAAAGGCATCGGCGCACCTGGGCGTCCCGTTGCGCGCCGCGATAAAAACGTGCGCGCCTGGTATCTCTCCCTGGTTCGTTCAGCCTTTTATCTGCTCGATGCCATTCATTTGCGTCTGACGGTTAAACGAGCGCTGAGAATGCGGGTAGACGTAATTATCTTCGACCGCTATTTGCATGATGAGCTCGCGAATCTTCCCCTGGGGAACCCTATCGCTCGGGCCTACATCCGTTTCTTGGCCTGGTTAGCGCCCCGGCCTGACTTGGCGATGGTTTTGGACGCTGATCCTGCGGCGGCTTGCCTTCGGAAACCAGAGTACCCGGTTCAGTTCGCGGAGCGTTGTCGCAGAACTTATCTGGATATGGCAGCCCTGCTGGGCATGACCATCATTGCTCCCCAGCCCCTGCCCCAAGCCAAAGCAGCAGTTTGGACTGTTGCCCGCAGAACGTTGGTTCCGCCCATCGCCGAGGAGCGCCACCTTCCGGTGGCGGCTCGAATTCCCGCGTAA